One genomic region from Argentina anserina chromosome 2, drPotAnse1.1, whole genome shotgun sequence encodes:
- the LOC126783273 gene encoding uncharacterized protein LOC126783273: METLLVVEHKNHQYYSRVKQHGPGRVGPSPSKSFRGINCRTFQSGSGILPTPSQLKSSSSTTTPVSKKPCPSVYSPKTPSADSQFDSSKSRCYSDSKAMCRNNGRIAKSVSIGGRNLKKEKPFNEGFSFSELWAGPAYSNSPPPSSLPMPKFSVRPTRTVSLELPSSVSGIEMHHPIAKSAPPSPTREHSSSKRDIFHSDDSATRTLRRILNLDVDDE, translated from the coding sequence ATGGAGACCCTTCTTGTTGTGGAGCATAAGAATCATCAGTACTACAGCCGGGTCAAGCAacatgggccgggccgggtcggacCTTCGCCGTCCAAAAGCTTCAGGGGGATCAATTGCCGGACTTTCCAATCCGGCTCAGGTATTCTACCGACTCCTTCTCAGTTGAAATCGAGTTCTAGTACTACTACTCCGGTCTCGAAAAAGCCATGCCCGTCTGTTTACTCACCCAAAACACCTAGTGCCGATTCGCAGTTTGATTCTTCCAAGTCTAGATGTTACTCTGATAGTAAAGCTATGTGTAGAAACAATGGTAGAATCGCCAAGTCGGTTTCGATTGGTGGTCGGAACTTGAAGAAAGAGAAGCCCTTTAATGAGGGGTTTTCGTTTTCGGAGCTCTGGGCTGGTCCTGCTTACTCAAACTCTCCACCGCCGAGCTCGCTGCCGATGCCCAAGTTTTCAGTCAGGCCAACGAGGACCGTCTCGCTTGAGTTGCCTAGCTCAGTTTCCGGTATCGAAATGCACCACCCCATTGCCAAGTCTGCGCCGCCGTCGCCGACCAGGGAGCATAGCTCCTCAAAAAGGGATATCTTTCACAGCGATGACTCGGCCACTAGGACCCTGCGTCGCATCCTCAACCTTGATGTCGACGATGAGTGA